Genomic window (Nymphaea colorata isolate Beijing-Zhang1983 chromosome 1, ASM883128v2, whole genome shotgun sequence):
TGTCTCACATAGGTAAGCATATGCACATCCTCAAACTGTTTCTTGATACAAACAACGACTTTCACAAAACAAAACTATcgaaaaaggaagaaactcaTAGCTTCTACTTTTTCTTCCCAGCTTTGCCTTCCTTTCTTCTAATGATCTCGTCTGCATATTTGATACCCTTGCCTTTGTATGGTTCTGGGGGTCTCCACTTTCTCACAGAGGCACAGAAGTCACCTACTGCACATTTGTCATTACCGGAAACTGCTATTCTTGTATTATCCTCAACCTTAACTTGGATGCCTTCAGGTATTGCCATCCGCACTGGATGTGAGAACCCAAGATTCAGTACTAATGTTTTTCCCTCTAAGATAGCACGATAACCCACACCAATCAGCTGGAGCCGCTTCTCGAAACCCTTTGATACACCAACAATCATGTTGTCTGTAAGAGTTCTGAAACAAAGTGAATAAGAAAACAATATGAGAAATTCAATGTTCAATGTTGTAAAGTTCCGTcaaccttctgattgattgtTGAGATAATGTCTCATATATGTAAGCATATGGACATCCCCAGGCAGGTATCtgataaaacaaagaaaaaggtgaacTGAATTGCCTATATCTTCAACTTCTCAAAAGGTCCTATCACTGCTCCACATGCAAAAAGTTTGAGAGCAAGGCTTCACCCTGGCATTCAAAGCAAAATATCACCTATTGGGCTTAACTTGTAGTCTTCAACAAAATGACCATGTGATACAGCTCCGTCGTTTATTGACATCATCACCCAAAGCATAAGCTCTTCAACATTTGCCGCTCAACAGCTCCTTAACCCTTAGTTCAAACAGCTGATTCATGTGTCTGAAGTGGCTATGGATGAATGATTCACAAAGAACCTAAAGTATTTCACATCATCCACAGACAAAGGTTCGAAATTTTCTTCTGTATGAAATATACTTTTAATATATTTCTCAAGGGTTTTCTAACCTTGCTTCATAAATATCACAGAACCTTTTGTCCACATTTCCATTCCATTACATATTGCTCAGATATGGCCAACAAACAAATAATGGTGTAAGCATTCCTGGTCACATTTTACAAGTATGAAAGGACTTAGATGGCCAAAGCTATTAGAGAAATAATTGGCATCTGCTACGTTGTATTGGTCTGAGAAAAACATACACTTTTGCAACTTCTGTAGTTCCAAATGTACCAGCATTCTTAGCATTCTGTGCATTATTAGCGGAGTTCGGGGACTTTTAAAGACTGAACACAACCTGGTAGTTTGAAAAAGACATTTCTCCAAATGATATGCAGGTATTGATGCACGCCTACGTGTGCTTAGCATGCATAACTACCATTTCAACTCAATTCCACGCCAGTCATACCATGGACTAAATGTTATTCTCTGacaatgtgaatgaaaaaaaattcaaattaacaCTTTGAAGATTATTAGTAGCACAATCCTGTTGGAGATACTCCAGAGGTAGCCGCAGCTGGCTACAAATAGAAGATGTAGGTGAACATGGAAACACCATATTGACCTTGGAAATCTCCCTTTGGCTAttgcatacataaatataacCCTGACTAAATTGGGATACTTTACGAAGACTTCAAGGTGCTGCCAATTGAGACAAATGAGCATTTAAAATGTCACGATAACAATCTCCCCTTGCAGATACTAGATTCATACCCTTTCAGAGTGGAGAAAATACACATGATCATAGGATCCACTTTCCTTATCAAAATCCACAAATAACAAATTGGTTATGTTCATGTGTTTGATTTAAgatgtttaaagtttaaatagCCGAAGATAAAAAATTCTTCTCGGAAACAGACTACCATGCCAATAGACAGCCAACACAAGTAATTTAAATGCAGCAAAGCTTGGAAAGAGGATTAAGCCATCCTACCAACATGCCAATGTCATCAAAGTGAGCACACGACAGGGAGTTTAGATGAACTGAAGGGAATCGTTGAGTGCAACACAAGAAGCTTCAGAGGAGACTCTCCTATCCGAATGAAGACTAATTGGCTATATAAAGTGTCCACAAATCTAAACTGAGAAAAACAATACCTGAACAACCCGTGCATTTGGTTGGCTCTCCTGTTCTCCAGGGCCTTGGAGACCTTCACTAGTCCAGATTCCAGCCTTTCTACCTTTACTTCACGTGGATAAGTCCTAGAGAGCTCACCCAATGGACCCTTCACCTTTAGATTCTGCCCTTCCAAAGCGATTGTCACATTTGATGGAACTTCTATTGGATGTTTTCCAATTCTCGATTCCTTGCACTCCACATTCTTCCTAAAAAATCCTATCCTTGTGATAGGAGGACCCTTCATGCAGCTAAGCTCACTTCTTTCACCCAAAAATCCAGACTTGAGAAAGCTGAAAAACCAGAAAGAATAACTATAACTCCGAACTGCCAATTATTTAAACACCAACTAGTTGCTGGGAGAATAGGGAGAGAATAATTGAAGTAGACAATACAAACACAAGCAATTAGTCTTGTAGCATCGGCCGCACCTTCTCCCAAACACAAGCAATTACATGTCGAATTTCAGAAGCATCAAAACCAATGAAACTGTAAGAATGTTCCAGATCGAAGCAGAAGTTTCAGTTATGCAACGTCAAAATCTCAGGAAAGATATTCTCGCAAGCGAAGATCgcaaaaaaagaaggtaaaCGATGGAGATAAGCCGCATTGTCCGATCCCATCAATATATGAAGGGACAACCTAAAccaaaaacaagagagaaaaataatgtcCACGTCTATTAAGTTGAAGGTTTCCCAAGCtaaagaaaggggaaaattaaaaataaaaagaaatagacCCAAATATAGTTAGAAACATCTTAGAGTGTACCTTAGACCCGAGGTTGTTGCacttaaaaagataaaataacaGCAATGTAGAGAACGATTTCAGGAACCCAAGTGAAAGATCAACGAGAAAGTGAAACAGAGGGAGGAAACAGGACGGGATGACACTGTCTCGACACCGAATATATTCACCAAATATAACAAGCAAAAGAAGGACGATAATACGCCTTTCATTAGAAACCCCAAAACTGGAGCTAGTGAAGTTCAATGCGTATACTCGCAGCCAAACAATGAATACAGAAGAAACAAGGAAGCATTTTAACTTCTGCATCTGCGTGTGCTACGTGCGTATGCGTGTGCGtgtctgtgagagagagagagagagagagagagagagagagagagagagagagagagagcaaattCCAGAAACAAGGGAAAGGAAGATTGGGAGTTAGCTTCTCAAATAGATGGAAGGGTAAAGGACTCGCCATGACTGGAGAGAGCACGTCAAGGAGGCAGCCATTAGATGAAGAGAAGCGGAATGACAGATTCgccttctttcctctttcactGGGCGGTGTCAGGAGGCCAAACGTTACGCAAGTTTAGCAGCACTTCACCCTCACGACGATAGCAGCAGGCTTATCCATATCCTTCACCATTGtcttatttgtttttgtaaaatcatTAATTAGTGGATACAGAAACTATTTCTTGGTTTGtggtatttattatttttttctgtagATGTTTAACAATTTGGG
Coding sequences:
- the LOC116246013 gene encoding 50S ribosomal protein L6, chloroplastic produces the protein MAASLTCSLQSCFLKSGFLGERSELSCMKGPPITRIGFFRKNVECKESRIGKHPIEVPSNVTIALEGQNLKVKGPLGELSRTYPREVKVERLESGLVKVSKALENRRANQMHGLFRTLTDNMIVGVSKGFEKRLQLIGVGYRAILEGKTLVLNLGFSHPVRMAIPEGIQVKVEDNTRIAVSGNDKCAVGDFCASVRKWRPPEPYKGKGIKYADEIIRRKEGKAGKKK